CTTGGTGGAGCGATTACGCGCCTCGTCGGAACGTGACTTGCGGCGCCGGCTTTACGCCCATGGCGTCGAGGTGCTTGGCGATGTGATCGAGCGCGAGGAAGGCACCCATGCGACGGCTGGCGCGGAGAAGGAGTTCCACGTCGAGTTCGTGCGTTTTCTCGATCCGAGCGGGCGCCTGATCGAGCCTCCTGCGGGCGCGCCGGTCGGTCGGTTGACTCCGAGCGAGCAGGAGCAACTGACGTTGCGCGGATTTTCCGGCGTCGATCCGCAACTCGGCTATCTGCTCCGCGAGCGCGCGGACGTCGACGGGCCGGTTTTCGACGTGATCGCGTTGCCGGTGATGGATGCGCGCGACGGCAGTGTCGTGGCAGTGCTGGCGCTCGGATTCGAGCCGGCGACGCAGGTGGTGGTCCCGAGCGGGTCGGACGGCGAGACGCTCACCGGACTGTGGACGCAGGGCCGCGTGTTTCAACTCGGCTTGCCGCCGCGCGAGAGCCAAAGCATCGCCGATGCGGTGAACGCCACCCTCGCCCGGCAAACCGTGCCCGTGCGTCCGCTGCCCGTGACGGTCAACGGCGCGCCTCGCCTGCTGTTGATGCAGTGCCTGAACGTCGGCTCGGCTTACCCGTTGGCTTACGAAGTGGGTGTCTACTCGCTGGAGAAATTGCAGGCGCAACGGCGGCGTTTGCGCGGACAGGTGCTCGGCACGGGCGGCGTCGTGTTGCTGCTCGCCATGGGCATCAGTCACCTCATGGCCGTGCGCTTCGCGCGACCGATGGAGGAGCTGGTGCAGGTGTCGGCGGAGAACCGCGCGCGCCGCCGGCATGCGGAGCAGGCGCTGGCGCTCACGACCGAGGGGCTGCGCCGTGCGGCGCGTTTTTCCGCGGACGCCTCGCACCAGTTGAAGACGCCCGTCGCCGTGCTCCGTTCAGGGTTGGAGGAACTGCGCGCGAAGGAGCGGTTGTCGAAGCGCGCGACGCACGAGGTGCACGCGCTCATCGAGCAGACGGCGCGGTTGTCGTCGCTGATCGACGACTTGCTGCTCCTGTCGCGCATGGATGCCGGCCGGCTCGAGTTGCAGCTCGGCGTCGTCGATCTCGTGCGTCTCGTCGACGGCGTGCTCGACGACCGCAGCGTGCGCCCCGATCCATTCGAGCTGCAGGTGAAGGTCGATTTGCCCGCGCGGCTGCCGGTGCGCGGGGACGCTCGCTACCTGACGCTCGCGATCGAGAACCTCGTCGAGAACGCGGCGAAATACAACCGGCCCGGCGGCGAGATCAGTCTGCGCGCGGCGCGGCGCGATGCGTGGGTCGAACTCACGATTGCCAACACCGCGCACCAGCCGATCCCGCTCGCGGACCAAGCGCGCATATTCGACCGCTTCAGCCGCGGCAACGTGGGCGAAAACATCCCGGGCTACGGCCTCGGACTGAATCTCGCGCGCGAACTCGCGCGCTTGCACCACGGCGACATTGAGCTGCTGCGCTCCGACGCGGAGTTGACCGCGTTCGTGGTGCGCTTGGTCGCGGCCGACTGAGCGGGTGCGGGCCGCTCTCCCGATTGCGGCCCGGGGAACACCCTTCGGGGAAATTGTATCCCCTAGGTTACCTTAATCTGGTTGGCTCGCCATGGCCGGAAATTAAGTCCGCATGCGTTCCCCCCTCTCAGGGCCGAACGGCATGATCTTCTTCTCCACATTTCCCGCCCCCCGCCGTCGCGCGGACATGGTTCGTTCGAACCAGAGCGCGATCGCGCTCGTCCCGCAGTCGCACGAAAGCGAAGCACGCCGCCGCGGTAACGCCTCCTCTCCGCTTCCCATGACGCACCCACAACGCCCCGTTTTCGCTCCGGCCTTGCTCGTGGCCGGCGTGATCTTCCTCCTGCAGCCGCGCACCGCGCGAGCGGAGTCGACCATCACCTATAAATACGAGGACTATCGCGAGTCCGCCGGCCGCGTGGGCGTGCAGGCGCAATACGGCCTCATCGAGCATTCGTTGAGCACCGACGCGAAGCTGAAGCTCACCGGCGTCATCGACTCCATCGCCGGCGCGACGCCCACGGGCGAGGCGCCGCTCACGCCCGGCGGCGATGTGCCGCTCACGCAAATGCACGATCGACGCAAGGCCTGGACCGCCGATTACTCGCACCAACTCGGCCGCGTGAATGTCGGTGTCGGTTTCGCCAATTCGCGCGAGAGCGACTACGTCTCGAACGGAGCGTCGCTGAACACGCTCACCGACTTCAACGACAAGAACACGTCGCTGCTCCTCGGCTTCAGCGCGACCGACGACACCGTGCGCGTTTTCTACCAGACGGATCGCGTGAAGAAGCGTGCATGGGACGCGGTCATCGGCGTCAAC
This portion of the Opitutia bacterium genome encodes:
- a CDS encoding HAMP domain-containing histidine kinase — translated: MRPENTAPPFPANTPNRLRWRLQLTLMAVVSVVTVVVLWFAQRRMEDAVEQGVMREFQHRFDALRDVQETRRAALVERCRGLVERLRASSERDLRRRLYAHGVEVLGDVIEREEGTHATAGAEKEFHVEFVRFLDPSGRLIEPPAGAPVGRLTPSEQEQLTLRGFSGVDPQLGYLLRERADVDGPVFDVIALPVMDARDGSVVAVLALGFEPATQVVVPSGSDGETLTGLWTQGRVFQLGLPPRESQSIADAVNATLARQTVPVRPLPVTVNGAPRLLLMQCLNVGSAYPLAYEVGVYSLEKLQAQRRRLRGQVLGTGGVVLLLAMGISHLMAVRFARPMEELVQVSAENRARRRHAEQALALTTEGLRRAARFSADASHQLKTPVAVLRSGLEELRAKERLSKRATHEVHALIEQTARLSSLIDDLLLLSRMDAGRLELQLGVVDLVRLVDGVLDDRSVRPDPFELQVKVDLPARLPVRGDARYLTLAIENLVENAAKYNRPGGEISLRAARRDAWVELTIANTAHQPIPLADQARIFDRFSRGNVGENIPGYGLGLNLARELARLHHGDIELLRSDAELTAFVVRLVAAD